Part of the Anopheles coluzzii chromosome 3, AcolN3, whole genome shotgun sequence genome is shown below.
GATGATGaggtaaaaaaatgcaacattaATACCCCCCCtaccccccactcccccaaaGTCCTTGCAGCGGGAGACACCCCACTGAGCACATTATTAGTTGTTTTCCGTTGTTCCATGTTTCTTCCGAGCACAGAACGGAGTCTTGGAAAGGAATCGCATTCTTCTGTCCAGTCCAGgcatacacacaggcacagaCACATCGAAACACAACAACCAGACACAAAATGTCCATGATTATGTAGCTCACTAGTCCACCAGCACCACTTTCAGTTCCGGTGGACCTTCGCCAAGTCCTCGGGATCTGCACATACACGGCACAGCACGGCACTACTCGACGCTTTGCTGTGGAGGTCAACCTTGGAGGTGAATTAAACgatcacaaaacaaaattggcaaaacCAATAAGGAGGGGGTGGGGAAGAAACTGTTGCAGCAGTCTTGGTCAAGAACGAGATCCCAATCAAACGCAAAAGTTGTGTCTCTTTTACATTCCCAACCACATTCTAAGGTCGTGCGGGTTTAATCTCGTGTGAAAGCGAGCGCATTGCAATCGTGATCCAACGCGCGCTGTGGCCTCCAACCGCGAGGAAGGCTTCCACTGTCACGCGAACCAAGAAAAGAACGGCCGGGAATCGGAGAACCAGTTTATGCGCTACAGTTACTGCCGAAGATTTGTGTCCACCTGCTCCCCACACACAGAGGTACGCAAGTTCCTGGTGACTGGTTGACCTCGGTTGAATCTGATCCTCTGGTTTGTGCTACCAACACCTGTTGCTGTACTTCTCAACCCACCACCTTCCACCTCAAAAGCTCTAAGTAGTAGTTCCCGGAGATACTTACAGCTTCTATGTGTGTAACACTTCCGTACCACTAAGATGAGATCTCGCTCGAATAGGAACTTGGGTAGCCCGATGGGTAGAATAAATCACGACGacacttgtttttttctttttccgctGGAAATGAAAcggacgaacgaacgaatgatTTATTGGAGCGTGAAAAAGGAATCACTTTTCTCCTTCCCAGCGCCGGGTCGGGTCGTGCGCTAATGGAAGGATAATGGTGCTTTTCTGCTTGCTTGGGGGGAACTCTGTCCCCGACACGTTcaaagcacactcacacccacacatgcacacacaacgTACCGGAACCGGATAAGTATGGCTTTGTCAGCAACCGTCGGAAAATGCGGGAAAACACTTCAACTTGAACCCGCGCGGCACAATCACACagagcaccacacacacttgAATGCTGGTCGGTGGTCAAAGGAATCGTGTGGTGGACGACTACACGCACGTACCGTGTCGACCGAATGTGGCTGATGAATGAAGCTGCACAGTGACCGTGACGAGCTTTTAAAGCACCCTCCCACTACCGGCAATGCAAGCCGATCTACGCCGAAGCCACCGGAGCCGCGGAGAGCGTTACTTTGGCTTTGGCCGCGCGTGCTCTTCTCACGCAAACCGACGGCCGACCGACATGTTCGTGCGCGCCAAACGCGAGAGCGCACGAGGGACAGGGAGACACAGCCAGTTCGGGACCGGCATTAATGGCAATAGAACCTGTTGCACTAACCGCGCGGCGGGGTGGGGAGGGCGAGGGAAAATGTGCATGCTAATTCCGTTGCATCGCGTTAATGAGTGTAGCGCAGACGGAGCCATGGCATGGGAAATGCATTTGTTGGAATGGGTCAATAGTTAATGGAAAAtagaattattgtttttaacacATTCTCTATATTTTTGAATCGGTGAGTGGGCAGGGATGAGCAACCTGCTGAGGCAAGTCAGACGTTCGGGTGGCATCATTAGAACATATTTTTCACAATAACTGTTTGCACACATTGGAAGGAAGatgataaaataaactaaCGTATTTGCATTACGACATGGATTTTCTAAGAATGTCTACCTTGTATGAACACAGATTGTGTTTGATAAGAGAGCTAATTCTGGATATCCTGTTCGTCTTCTTGATCAAGGCCTAGCGCCTGTACCACTACTAATGGGCTAGACGACTATCAGTAACTTATTGAGTACCCGTCAGGTCTCACAGTCTATATaggggcttgaactcatgagcGACATCTTACAGTCGTTGCTaccaaattttggctctaaggcatcaatttttgacagtgcgcatgaatttttgcctctaaggcatcaatttttgacagtgcgcatcaatttttgactctaacgcacctatttttgtctgtaagtcatcaatttttgactcttgtaggaataatgacaattttacaaggtatttaagcagatttttaacaattgttattccacaactcataaaaaatacaaaaactgtgtaaattgattgtttcttgagaaaaaattatgaaattttagaatttctaaagcttttgtttacagctgAAAATACGTGCCAATTTTATTCACTCCATTGAAACTgccaaaattggcaaaacaattgttgtattttaaattgtatcaataaaattattcactatttaaattaatttcaatcatttcagaacacacagtttcagaaattacatacaattttgtaaataaagcgattgactcacagtcaaaaattgatgccttcgaggcaaaaattgatgcgctctgtcaaaaattgatgccttcgaggcaaaaatcgtgaaacgctgtcaaaaattggtgccttcgagacaaaaataagtgagttagagtcaaaatttagcggcaacgactgtattaAAGTCGtttgagttgacgactgtgctATGGGAGCGGTCTAACATTTCAATAacaaatgttctgttattccGGATTGCCAGCTCATTAGTGATTTGGGCGGTTCTAATCCCACCAACGTGGTTCAAAAACAATCAAGTAAAAATGGAATGGTTTATCTATTTACAGAGTGCTGGAAAGCGCTCAAATACAAAGTTAGCGCGTGCTCTCCACTGACTCGCAGCAACGCTAGACAGACGGGCAATGGTGGTTCTAGATCGAGGGCACGAGAGcttccaacagcagcagaataCACATACTACGACGGGGTGCCATGAGCAGAACCGAAACGACGACTTCGTCCTTCATTCGTTCATTCAGTTTCAACAAGTTCAGCATGAATGCTTGAGCTTTTCGGAGTGGACGGGGAGGGTGGAGCTGGGTAGTGAAACACAATGGCCGACTGACGGCAGGTGCCGAAACACTTTCCACTCGTCTTGATGCGGGTTAACATGCCGGGGGCGCCCCATCCATATGAATGAGGTGGAAATGAGGTAGGATTTCGACCCCGACGTCGTCGCAGTCGGAAAATCGGAGTCAAGTGTGCTCGTAACGGCACAGCATAAGCATACATGCACTGCTGGCCGGTAAGCGGCGTGGAAAGGTTTTATCGTCACGTGATTTAAGAGATTGGACGGAGAATGGGTACGCCTGGTTGCAGTGGTAGACGGGGTTTGGCGATTTAGCACGGTAGAGATTCAGTGTGGGTAGAATATGATAACGATGGACCATTAAACACCATCAGTTTTGGGATAAGTTCGATTATAATACATATTAGGCTGAAACAAACTGAAacggtttatttatttggaaACAAAAGCATCATTCAATCCCTTATCTGCCCACTCTCGACATTGATCTCGTACGAATGGTGCGTCTTGGACGTAATCGCGACACAGATCTAGTCCTTCGATTTCTACTTCTTTTCGGCGGAACGGATCCTTCCTCATTTTGAGCTAGCATAAGCTCCTGTGCCATCCCTAGCGCTAACGAGTTGTCGAAGTGCCCCGTGAGATCCGGTTTGGGGCCAAAAATTGTCGACATGAAAGCACTCCACTTCCGACTCGTCCAGCGCACCGTTTGCGCCCAATAACCCGTCCCGGTGGTGCTAAAGAATGCGGTCGCGAAAGCTAGGACGGTGAGCAGCACCTCCATCAGGATGTCTCCACCCGCATCCTGATAGAGGTTGACAGTTTGCAGGGCCGATATGACTTTAGAGATGTGATGCTCCAGAGCGCACCAGACCAGCACTTGAGCGCCTTCAATAATGGCCAAGTTTAGCAAGGTTTCGACTACAACCTGGACGTACGACGGAAGCTGACGCCGATATTTGGCCGAAAAGATCGTCAGCTTCGAAAGCCATATGATGCTCGAAGATACGATTAAAAGTCTCCGCACTCGGCAGTAGGTCGACTTGCACGTCCACGGCGGCTTGCACCATACGAACACTGGAATTTTGTACCCCAAATGAACCGCCAGCGCAAGAATGAGCGACTTCAGGGAAGTCATTTAGGACGTCGGGGGTGGTTTGCTAGTTACTTTTTCAGAAACATTTGCCTCCTCCGTGCCTTCCGGTTCGGCAACGACGGATGGGGCTGGAGGATAACTTCTATAAAAGGTGAAATATTGAATGGTAGACATAAGACATTGAATGGAAACTTATGTTTGTTAGAATACATTTGTTCCTACATACCTGTCACGAAGTGCGATCTGCTTCGGATATTCTTCTAGCCGTGCCACAACCGAGTGAAGGATTTTCAGCGCCGTCACAAGGCGTAAAAACTGGAATCCTCTTCTAGAGCTCGAATTAGCCAACGCCTTCAAATAGTACGGGCGAAAGGCTGTAAAAtctttaacaaaaaataaaactgtctTCACCACCAGTGTCtgaaaaaaacaggaacatTACGAAAAAGGTAAATATAAATGAGTAAAACAATTTTCGAAAActtacaaaaaatatattcctGTCACCGTTGCACGTCTACCGGCTTCGTGTAAAAGCGTAAATGAAGTTAATGAACATATTGACTAGCCTACTACGAGCATTGGCGTCAGAAAGGGAAGTAAAGCGAGACTGGTGTCAATGATGGTGCAAAGTGGATCTTAATTACTCTACTTCGGCAAGAAATGGGCTACATTTCTTTCGCTCTAATGCGGCCTCGTGAAGCGGCATTTGGCACCGGAACTTTGTAGATATGTAAGTAAATTAATTCTTGAAAAGTGAAACTTACCAAAAGTTTGTGCTTGCAGATCCACCACAACAGGTACTGTACCGGGATCCACACTAAGCGCAGTGCAAAGTCACAAAACACTATATTACCAAGCACCTGCCAAAGAAACGTCCCCCGATAGGGTGAGGAGAAATGATGTTCAAGATGAAAAGATTATTGAGCATTACGATTCTATCGCCAGATTGCTCCACAACTCACTGGGGACCGCATCACTTAAAGCGGATACAGCCACCACCCACAACGGCAAATGCATCCTTACCATTATCAGACAAATCATCATGGTTTCAACCTTTAATGTTGGCTTTCTCGTCCGTTCCGCATCTTCTTCCTCGTCCCGCTGCTGTTCGTCCGTGTAGAAAGGTATGGCCTTTGCGAGGACGCGGCTTATCGCTAGGCTGGCGCTGATGACGAATATGGCGGAAGCAATATCGGGCTCCATGGCAACGGAACTTGCCTTCCCGTGCACGTAGTCTAGCGGGCTCGTTGCCTGCAGATGGATGATTAACGGGAGCGCCAGGCAAACAAACCGGAAAGTCCACGAGCAGCGTATGTACGCCTCATGGTGTGATACCGCTTCCATTCGGATTTCAGTTTCCAGATAGTTCCACTGGATTCGTACCACTACGCAAGAGTGTCAACGAGTTTAACTCCACTTGAATGCTTTAATCCTACCCGAGAGCGGTGGCTACTTTGTGCGTTATTAAAGATCTATCGATAGTTTTCAATGCAAATCGGACTAAGAAGTGGGCCTGCTACGATGGAACGAGAGGTGCGGTGGTGTCTTGTCAATCAGCAAGAGCTGAAAACGGAGCGCAAGGTTATGCACCTGCCCTCTAGGTTAAGAGTTCATGTTCGAGGATACGAAAGTTAAACGCCTTCCATTCCTTCCTTTCGGTGCAAAGTTCAGGTGTTCGTGATCTGCGCCAAAACGTGACGTATCGATCCAAAAAATTGTTCACGTGCTGCATTAAAGCGTCGTCGGAAGTAAACGTGCCGCTAAAGTCGTGAGTAGAAAATAATGGCGCTATCAAAATGCTTAATTTAGCCAATTGTCAATGCCATCATTCCGTCCCGCATACACTGCCTGCGCATGCTGCCGAACGATTCAGAACAAACGGAAATGAGGGTTGCAAAAGTCCCTGTAACAGACACCCACCCCACGCACGGTGGGACTGGGCGGCAAAAGCAAGAGTAGAACCAGGTccggaaaaaggaaaatcagAAAGTGCCTTGATGGTGTATGAATGTCTACAAAGGCAACGAGTAGAGAAACATACTAGGATCTCTTAGTGGCAAGCACCCGTGATTCCTCCAAGAAATTGTCAGAGTGCTACGATTTCAAATGCAACCAAAGCACCGAGATTCAAGAGCAAAGACGGTCGAATCCAAGGGACTG
Proteins encoded:
- the LOC120959620 gene encoding uncharacterized protein LOC120959620, which gives rise to MEAVSHHEAYIRCSWTFRFVCLALPLIIHLQATSPLDYVHGKASSVAMEPDIASAIFVISASLAISRVLAKAIPFYTDEQQRDEEEDAERTRKPTLKVETMMICLIMVLGNIVFCDFALRLVWIPVQYLLWWICKHKLLTLVVKTVLFFVKDFTAFRPYYLKALANSSSRRGFQFLRLVTALKILHSVVARLEEYPKQIALRDRSYPPAPSVVAEPEGTEEANVSEKVTSKPPPTS